A window of Streptomyces sp. NBC_01689 genomic DNA:
TCCCCCTCTTCGGCCGGGGCCGTGCTGAGCGGGACCAGCACCCCGAGCGCGGCGAGCACGGCGTCGGCCTCGGCGCAGACCCGCTCCGGGGTGACCGAGGGGTGGCCGGCCCACCAGGTGTAGTGCTGGGCCGCGGCACGGGCCTGCTCGTCGATGTCGTCGGCGTATCCGGCGGTCTCCAGCTGGGCCTGCACACCGGCGGCGAGCCGGTAGCGGGGGCCGACCGGGGAGACCAGCGAGCAGCTCGCCAGTTCGGCGAGCGCGGCGTCGGCGTGGGTGTCGCCCATGAGGGCGGGCAGGTGCGCCTGGTGCGGCACCTCGCCCCCCAGGGCGACGGCGAAGCGCAGGGTGGCGCGGGCCGACTCGCTGAGCCGGGACGCGAGCAGTGAGGCGGGTGCGGCGCCCTCGCCGAGCGAGGGCAGCGGTATCGCGGTACCGCCGTCGTCGCCGTCGCCGTCGCCGTCCGGGGCCGCGTCGGGCGGGGTGTCCTCGAAGTAGCCGTACGCGTCGAAGGCGCTCGGATCGGCGCTCAGCTGGTCGCGCTGCCGCAGCAGGGCACCGGCCTGCATGAAGCGCAGGGGAAGTCCCTCGGACTCGAACCAGAGGTCGCCCGCCCAGTTCGACTCCTCCTCGGTGAGCGGGCGTCCGACGGCCCGCTCCAGCAGTTCCAGACCGCCGGCCCGCCCGAGACCGCCGAGGTCCACCTCTTCGAGGACGGAGTCGGCGGAGGACGCGGGGACGTCGGGGGTGGTGGCGACGAGGAAGGCGCACTCGGGTGTGGCGTCGAGGAGCTCCTCCAGCGCGGCGCCGCCGATCTCCGCGTCGTCGAGGACGACGACCGCGCCGATGGTGTGGACGAGTTCGCCGAGCTCTTCCTGTGGCAGCCGGTGCAGCGGCGCGCGGTACACGGCGGCGAAGAGGTCGTGCAGGAGGTCGTTCGCACCGCGCCGGTAGCCGGAGAGGCGGACGACGCCGTCGGGCGCGAGGTCCGCGCAGTCCTCGGCGACGGCGTCGAGCAGGCTGGTGCGGCCGGAGCCGGCGGGGCCGGTGAGGCGCACGGAGCGTCCGCGGGCCAGCAGGCGGACCAGCTTTTCGCGTTCCTCCTGGCGCTCCAGGAGAGGCAGCCGGGGCTGGGCCGGGCCCGCCGGTACGGGCGGCTGGGCCGCACGGCCCAGTTCGGCGCGTTCCGCGGCGGTGAACTTGACCGGGCGCTGCGGACGCTCGTCGGGCGGGCAGGTCTTTATCTCGCTGCCGTCGACGGGATTGACGGTGAGCAGGAAGTCGCCCGAGACCAGCTGGACCGTACGGACCAGTGCGGGTGTGTGCTGGCTCAGGTCCGCGGCGAGCGGGTCGCGCGGCGGGCGCGGGCGAGGCGCCCGACCGTCGTCGCCATGGACGTACTCCTCGGGTCCCCGGGTGTTCGGGTCCATGTTCCAAGCCCCCCAAAAGCGTCGTGTGCCGAGCCCCTCCCGGCCGTGCACCGCGCTGTCGCTTCTGGTCCGGTGCCCGCTCTCAGGGTTTCGGGCGGCGGGCAGCCGAACCCTAAACCTTCGCACAGTATCCAGGAACAGCCGGGGTACCGCGCGGCCCGAGACGTCACAGCTTCATGAGGATTGTGCGCGTCGTACGTTTCGTACGCCGCTCAGGTGGTACGTCGCCCGGGGCGTGCGCGCGGGGGCCCGCACGCCGGGGCGCGCCCGGGCCGCGGAGGGAACCGCCGCCGGTCACACCCGGGGCAGGGACTCGACCCCGATGCCGCCCTCGATCGCGAGGATCCGGTGCAGCCGGGTGGCCACCAGCAGACGCTGCATCTGCGGTGGCACGCCGCGCAGCACGAGCCGGCGGCCGCACCGCCCGGCCCGCCGGTGGGCGCCCATGATGACACCGAGTCCGGTGGCGTCCCAGGAGTCCAGCCCGGACAGGTCCAGCACCAGGTCGCCGGTTCCGTCGTCGACGGCCGAGTGCAGGACCGTACGGGCGTCCGCCGCGCTGCGTACGTCGAGGCGGCCCCCGACGACCACCTCGGCGTGGTCGCCCCTGATGTACATATGCGCTCCCCGGGAGTGCGTCTCGTACGCTGCGTCAGCCTGCGTCTTCCGTGTGCACCGTCTGACTGCCCTGAGGGCTCAGAGGTTGCCGTCTGTAAGCGAACCGATACCGAATTCACCTCATGGGGTGATGCTCCAGAGGCGCACGCGGTTTCAGTGCTTGTAGAAGCCCTGCCCGCTCTTGCGCCCGATGTCACCGGCGTCAACCATCCGGCGCATCAGCTCCGGCGGGGCGAACTTCTCGTCCTGGGTCTCGGTGTAGATGTTTCCGGTGGCGTGGAGCAGGATGTCGACGCCGGTCAGATCGGCCGTGGCGAGCGGACCCATGGCGTGTCCGAAGCCCAGCTTGCAGGCGAGGTCGATGTCCTCGGCGCTCGCCACGCCGGACTCGTACAGCTTGGTGGCCTCGACCACGAGAGCCGAGATCAGACGGGTCGTCACGAAGCCGGCCACATCACGGTTGACGACGATGCAGGTCTTGCCGACGGACTCTGGCGAACTCCTTCGCGGTGGCGAGGGTCTCGTCGCTCGTCTTGTAACCGCGCACCAGTTCGCACAGCTGCATCATCGGCACCGGCGAGAAGAAGTGGACACCGACGACCCGCTCCGGGTGCTCGGTGGCCGCCGCGATCTTGGTGATCGGGATCGCGGAGGTGTTGGAGGCGAGGACGGCGTCCGGGCGGACGATCTTGTCCAGGGTCCGGAAGATCTCGTGCTTGACCTCGAGCTTCTCGAAGACCGCCTCGACCACGACGTCCGCGTCGGCGGCGGCGTCGAGGTCGGTCGTCGGGGTGATCCGGGCGAGCGCGGCGTCGGCGTCGTGCGCCTCCAGCTTCCCCTTGCTCACGAACCTGTCGTAGGAGGCCTTGATACCGTCCGTGCCACGCTTCAGCGCCTCGTCGGTGACGTCGCGCAGAACGACGTCCCAGCCCGCCTGCGCGGACACCTGGGCGATGCCGGACCCCATCAGGCCGGCTCCGATGACGGCGAGCTTACGTGCCACTGTGCGACTCCCCTGACGCGCTGTAAATGTCTGCCTCTGGGCGGACCCTAGCGCCCGTGAGGGCCCGTGTGACCGGTAAGTAATGCGCGTCACGTCTCATCTGACGGACATCACACCGGATGGCTCACCCCGCCTCGCGCATCCCGCAGTTGGGCGCCTTCCCGCCCAACAGGTCCCGGCTCCGGCGGGGAAGGACGACCGTCCCGCGGAGCGCTTCGTCCGCATTCCGGCCGGCCTTCACCTCGCCGCCCACCGCCCGCCGGACGGTCCGGCGGCGGGTCCGGCGAGCGCCTCCTCGGCCCACCGCGCCGCCCGGTGGCCTCGCGCCCCTCGCCGGCACGGTCCCGCCGCGCCCTCCGTGACGACGGGCACACCTGCCTTCCCCAGGGCCGGGGCCTAACTACGCTGACCCCATGGTCAATCTGACGCGCATCTACACCAGGACCGGCGACCAGGGCACCACCGCCCTCGGGGACATGAGCCGGGTCCCCAAGACGGATCTGCGGATCTCGGCGTACGCGGACGCCAACGAGGCGAACGCGGTGCTCGGTACGGCGATCGCGCTCGGCGGGCTCGGCGAGGACGTCGTCACCGTCCTCACCCGGGTGCAGAACGACCTGTTCGACGTCGGCGCCGACCTGTCGACCCCCGTCGTCGAGAACCCCGCCTACCCGCCGCTGCGCGTCGAGCAGTTCTACATCGACCGGCTGGAGGCGGACTGCGACCGCTTCAACGACGAACTGGAGAAGCTCCGCTCCTTCATCCTGCCCGGCGGCTCACCCGGAGCGGCGCTGCTGCACCAGGCGTGCACGGTGGTGCGGCGGGCCGAGCGCTCGACCTGGGCCGCCCTGGAGGTGCACGGCGACCTCATGAACCCGCTGACGGCCACCTACCTCAACCGCCTCTCCGACCTGCTCTTCATCCTGGCCCGGACCGCCAACAAGGCGACCGGCGACGTCCTGTGGGTACCCGGCGGGGAGCGCTGACGCGCTCCGGTCCGACGAAGCGGCTTGGGCCCGGTGGCTGACCACCGGGCCCAAGCCGCTTTTCCGTGGCGGGAGTTGGGCTCCGGCGCGACACCATGGTCACTGGTCCAGACCTATTGACCTATGGTCCAGACCTTTCTATCCTCACCGCACTGCGCTCAGTCATGCCCACGACACCCCCGAGGAGAGGCATCATGCGCTTCCGGCACAGAGCCCGACAGAAAACCCTGGCAGGTCTCACCACCCTGCTCCTCCCCCTCGCCGCCCTCGTCGGCCTCGCGAGCCCCGCCTCCGCGGCCGGCTCCGCCACCGCCACCTACACCAAGACCCAGGACTGGGGTACGGGCTTCGGTGGCCAGTGGACCGTCAAGAACACCGGCACCACGGCCCTGAGCTCCTGGACGATCCAGTGGGACTTCCCCTCCGGCACGTCCGTCACCTCGGCCTGGGACGCCGACGTCACCAACTCCGGCACCCACTGGACCGCCAAGAACAAGTCGTACAACGGCACCCTCGCGGCGGGCGCCTCCGTCACCTTCGGCTTCAACGGTGCAGGCTCCGGCTCCCCCTCCAACTGCACCCTCAACGGCGGCAGTTGTGACGGAGGGACCACCGTCCCCGGCGACAACCCGCCCTCGGCGCCCGGCACCCCCACCACCTCCGCCCTCACCGACACCTCGGTGAAGCTGTCCTGGAGCGCGGCCACCGACGACAACGGCGTCAAGAACTACGACGTCCTGCGCGGCGGCGCCAAAGTCGCCACCGTGACCGGTACGACCTACACGGACACCGGCCTGACCGCCGGCACCGACTACTCGTACACCGTCCAGGCCCGTGACACCGCCGACCAGACCGGCCCGGTCAGCGGCGCGGTCTCGGTGCACACCACCGGTGGCACCACCACCCCGCCGCCCACCGGCAAGGCCGTCAAGCTCGGCTACTTCACCGAGTGGGGCATCTACGGCCGCAACTACAACGTCAAGAACCTGGTGACGTCCGGCTCGGCCGCCAAGATCACACACATCAACTACGCCTTCGGCAACGTCACCAACGGGCAGTGCGCGATCGGCGACTCCTACGCCGACTACGACAAGGCCTTCACCGCCGACCAGTCGGTCAGCGGCGTCGCCGACACCTGGGACCAGCCGCTGCGCGGCAACTTCAACCAGCTGCGCGAGCTGAAGGCCAAGTACCCGAACATCAAGATCCTGTGGTCCTTCGGCGGCTGGACCTGGTCCGGCGGCTTCGCCCAGGCGGCGGCCAACCCGACCGCCTTCGCGAACTCCTGCTACAACCTGGTCGAGGACCCGCGCTGGGCCGACGTCTTCGACGGCATCGACATCGACTGGGAGTACCCGAACGCCTGCGGTCTGTCCTGTGACACCAGCGGCGCCGCAGCCTACAAGAACCTGATGCAGGCCCTGCGCGCCAAGTTCGGGACGAGCAACCTGGTCACCGCGGCCACCACCGCCGACGGCACCTCCGGCGGCAAGATCGACGCCGCCGACTACGCGGGCGCCTCGCAGTACGTCGACTGGTACAACGTGATGTCGTACGACTTCTTCGGCGCGTTCAACGCCCAGGGGCCGACCGCCCCGCACTCCCCGCTCACCTCGTACAGCGGCATTCCCACGCCCGGCTTCACCACGGCCGACGCGATCGCCAAGTTCAAGGCGAAGGGCGTGCCCGCGAGCAAGCTGCTCATCGGTATCGGCTTCTACGGCCGCGGCTGGACGGGTGTCACCCAGGTCGCGCCGGGCGGCACGGCGACCGGTCCCGCGGCGGGAACCTATGAGCAGGGCATCGAGGACTACAAGGTCCTCAAGACGTCCTGCCCCTCCACCGGCACCGTCGCCGGCACGGCGTACGCCTTCTGCGGCAACAACTGGTGGTCGTACGACACCCCGGCCACCATCGGCTCGAAGATGTCGTGGGCCAAGGGCCAGGGCCTCGGCGGCGCGTTCTTCTGGGAGTTCAGCGGCGACACCAGCAACGGTGAGCTGGTGAGCGCCCTCAGCGGCGGACTGTCGTAAACCCTTACGAAGGACTCAGGCGACGTTGACGCGCTGACCGGGCGGGGCTGCCTCCAGCCACGCGAGGAAACCGGTCAGCGCGTCCTCGCTCATCGCCAGTTCCAGCCGGGTGCCGCGGTGCACACAGGCCAGGATGATCGCGTCGGAGAGCAGCGCGAGCTCCTCCTCACCGTCCGGAGCGCGCCGGCCCGCCACCTCGATCGCCGAACGCTCCAGCGTCCGGCGCGGGCGGGGTGAGTACGAGAAGACCCGGTACCACTCGATGCGGTCGCCGTTGTAGCGGGCGACGCCGTAGCCCCAGCCCTTGCCGCTGGTGTCGCTCTTCTCGGGCACGTCCCAGCGCAGGCTGCAGTCGAAGGTGCCGCCGGAACGCTGGATGAGCCGGCGGCGGAGGCCGAAGACGAACAGCCCCACCACCACGAGGGCCACTACCAATCCGCACACAGTCAGAGCGAGGACCATCGACACCGACCTCCTCGTCTCCTAGGTAACGGAAAAGAAAAAACCTCCGCATTCGCCTCAGCCGCGGCCGGGGCCGGAAGATTCCGGTCCCAGCCGCGGCTGAGGCAAAGCATCACACGACACTCCCCCAGTACCCTAAGGGCCCGGGAGGTGCCGCCAGGTCAGCGCGCCGACACCGCCCGGAGTCGGACATCCGCCCGACGCTCGGCGGAGGCATCACCCTCCGCCTTGGCGCGCTCGAGCTCCCGCTCCACGCGCTGGACGTCGATCTCGTCCGACAGCTCGGCGATCTCGGCCAGCAGCGACAGCTTGTTGTCCGCGAACGAGATGAAACCGCCGTGCACCGCGGCGACGACCGTTCCACCCTCACTCGTACGGATGGTCACCGGGCCCGACTCCAGCACACCGAGAAGCGGCTGGTGACCGGGCATGACGCCGATGTCGCCGGACGTGGTACGCGCGACGACCAGGGTGGCCTCGCCGGACCAGACACTGCGGTCCGCGGCGACGAGCTCGACATGCAGCTCAGCAGCCAAGGTGGGCTCCTCGGGTCACCACCCGGCCGTTGCCGCCGGGTGTTGGGTCAAAGTCTAATGGGCGTACGGAGGGGGACGGGACACACCCCGCGAGGTGCGGCCCCGCCCCCCTCACTCATGAACACGAGGTTCAGGAGACGCCGAGCTCCTTGGCGTTGGCCTTCAGGTCCTCGATACCACCGCAGAGGAAGAACGCCTGCTCGGGGAAGTGGTCGTACTCACCGTCGATGATCGCGTTGAAGGCCGCGATCGACTCGTCCAGCGGGACGTCCGACCCGTCGACGCCGGTGAACTGCTTGGCGACGTGGGTGTTCTGGGACAGGAAGCGCTCCACGCGACGGGCACGGTGGACGGTGAGCTTGTCCTCCTCGCCCAGCTCGTCGATACCGAGGATCGCGATGATGTCCTGGAGGTCCTTGTACTTCTGGAGGACCGACTTCACCCGCATGGCGGCGGCGTAGTGGTCCGCCGCGATGTAGCGCGGGTCCAGGATGCGGGACGTGGAGTCCAGCGGGTCCACGGCCGGGTAGATGCCCTTCTCGGAGATCGGACGGGAGAGAACCGTCGTCGCGTCGAGGTGGGCGAACGTGGTGGCCGGGGCCGGGTCGGTCAGGTCGTCCGCGGGGACGTAGATCGCCTGCATCGAGGTGATCGAGTGACCGCGGGTCGAGGTGATGCGCTCCTGGAGGAGACCCATCTCGTCGGCCAGGTTCGGCTGGTAGCCCACCGCGGAGGGCATGCGGCCGAGCAGGGTCGAGACCTCGGAACCGGCCTGCGTGAAGCGGAAGATGTTGTCGATGAAGAACAGCACGTCCTGCTTCTGCACATCGCGGAAGTACTCCGCCATGGTCAGACCCGCGAGGGCCACGCGCAGACGGGTGCCCGGGGGCTCGTCCATCTGGCCGAAGACAAGGGCGGTCTTGTCGATGACGCCCGAGTCCGACATCTCCTCGATGAGGTCGTTGCCCTCACGGGTGCGCTCGCCGACACCGGCGAACACGGAGACACCGTCGTGGTTGTTGGCGACGCGGTAGATCATCTCCTGGATGAGCACCGTCTTGCCGACACCGGCACCACCGAACAGACCGATCTTTCCACCCTTGACGTACGGGGTGAGAAGGTCGATGACCTTGACGCCGGTCTCGAACATCTCGGTCTTCGACTCGAGCTCGTCGAAGCGCGGGGCCTTGCGGTGGATGGACCAGCGCTCGCCCGAGTACTTCTCGTCGACGTTCAGCACCTCACCGAGGGTGTTGAACACCTTGCCCTTGGTGAAGTCGCCGACCGGGACCGTGATGCCGGTACCGCTGTCGGTGACCGGGGCCTGGCGGACCAGACCGTCGGTGGGCTGCATCGAGATCGTGCGGACCAGACCGTCGCCCAGGTGCTGGGCGACCTCGAGGGTCAGCGTCTTCTTCTCGCCGGCGTTGGCCGGGTCGGCCACCTCGACGTGAAGGGCGTTGTAGATGTCCGGCATCGCGTCGACGGGGAACTCCACGTCGACGACCGGGCCGATGACCCGGGCGACGCGGCCCGTGGCAACGGCCGTCTCAGAAGTCGTCGTCATTACTTGTCACTCCCCGCGGTCGCGTCGGCAAGGGCTGCGGAGCCGCCGACGATCTCGCTGATTTCCTGGGTGATTTCGGCCTGGCGGGCCGCATTGGCAAGGCGGGAGAGCGTGGTGATCAGGTCTCCCGCGTTGTCGGTCGCCGACTTCATCGCGCGGCGCGTGGCGGCGTGCTTGGAGGCAGCCGACTGGAGCAGCGCGTTGTAGATACGGCTCTCGACGTAGCGCGGCAGCAGGGCGTCGAGGACGTCCTCCGCCGATGGCTCGAACTCGTACAGCGGAAGGATCTCGCCCGTGCTGGACGACTCCTCCGCCACCTCTTCGAGGCGCAGCGGAAGCAGCCGGCTGTCGATCGCCGTCTGCGTCATCATCGAGACGAACTCGGTGTAGACGATGTGGAGTTCGTCCACGCCGCCGTCCGCCGTCTCCTTCTCGATGGCCTCGATGAGCGGACCCGCGACCTTCTTCGCGTCCGCGTAGGTGGGCTCGTCGGTGAATCCCGACCACGACTCCGCGACCTTGCGCTCGCGGAAGTTGTAGTGGGCGAGACCGCGGCGGCCGACGATGTACGTGTCGACCTGCTTGCCCTCGGCCTCGAGACGGGCGGTCAGCAGCTCCGCCGCCTTGATGGCGTTGGAGTTGAAGGCGCCGGCCAGTCCGCGGTCGCTCGTGAGGAGCAGCACCGCGGAACGGGTCGCCGTCTCCGCCTCCGTGGTCAGCGGGTGTTTGGTGTTCGACCCGGTACCGACCGCCGTGACCGCGCGGGTGAGCTCGGTCGCGTACGGCGCGGAGGCCGCCACCTTGCGCTGCGCCTTGACGACGCGCGAGGCGGCGATCATCTCCATCGCCTTGGTGATCTTCTTGGTCGCGGTGACGGATCGGATGCGACGCTTGTAGACCCGGAGCTGGGCTCCCATGAGTCAGGTCCCTTCCTTACGTCACTTGGCGGCGGCCGGAGCGTCCTCGCCGAGAAGCTTCCCGTCCGAGGTCTCGAACTGCTTCTTGAAGTCCGCGATGGCGTCGGCGACGGCGGTGAGCGTGTCGTCCGACATCTTGCCGCCCTCCTTGATGGAGGTCATGAGGCCCTGCTCCTTGCGGTGCAGGAACTCCAGGAGCTCCTTCTCGAAGCGGCGGACGTCGGTGACCGGCACGTCGTCCATCTTGCCGGTGGTACCGGCCCACACGGAGACGACCTGGTCCTCGGTCGGCATCGGCTGGTACTGCGGCTGCTTGAGCAGCTCGACCAGACGCTGACCGCGCTCCAGCTGCGACTTCGACGCGGCGTCCAGGTCGGAACCGAAGGCGGCGAACGCCTCCAGCTCGCGGTACTGGGCGAGGTCGAGACGGAGCCGGCCTGAGACCTGCTTCATCGCCTTGTGCTGGGCGGAGCCACCGACGCGGGAGACCGAGATACCGACGTTCAGGGCCGGACGCTGACCGGCGTTGAACAGGTCGGACTCCAGGAAGCACTGGCCGTCGGTGATGGAGATGACGTTGGTCGGGATGAACGCCGACACGTCGTTCGCCTTGGTCTCGACGATCGGCAGGCCCGTCATCGAACCGGCGCCCATCTCGTCGGAGAGCTTCGCGCAGCGCTCCAGGAGACGGGAGTGCAGGTAGAAGACGTCGCCGGGGTAGGCCTCGCGCCCCGGCGGGCGGCGCAGCAGCAGGGACACGGCGCGGTAGGCGTCGGCCTGCTTCGAGAGGTCGTCGAAGATGATGAGGACGTGCTTGCCGTCGTACATCCAGTGCTGGCCGATGGCCGAACCGGTGTACGGCGCCAGGTACTTGAAGCCGGCCGGGTCGGACGCCGGGGCGGCGACGATGGTCGTGTACTCGAGCGCGCCGGCCTCTTCCAGGGCACCTCGCACGGAGGCGATGGTGGAGCCCTTCTGACCGATGGCGACGTAGATGCAGCGGACCTGCTTCTTCGGGTCGCCCGAGCGCCAGTTGTCGCGCTGGTTGATGATCGTGTCGACGGCCAGGGCGGTCTTGCCGGTCTGGCGGTCGCCGATGATCAGCTGACGCTGGCCGCGGCCGACCGGGGTCATCGCGTCGACGGCCTTGTAGCCGGTCTCCATCGGCTCGTGGACCGACTTGCGGTCCATGACCGTGGGGGCCTGCAGCTCGAGGGCGCGGCGGCCGACGGTCTCGATCTCGCCGAGGCCGTCGATCGGGTTGCCGAGCGGGTCGACGACGCGGCCGAGGTAGCCCTCGCCCACGGCGACGGACAGCACCTCACCGGTGCGGTGCACCGGCTGGCCCTCTTCGATGCCGCTGAACTCGCCGAGGACGACCGCACCGATCTCGCGCTCTTCCAGGTTCAGCGCGAGACCGAGGGTCCCGTCCTCGAACTTCAGCAGCTCGTTCGCCATGGCCGAGGGAAGACCCTCGATCTTGGCGATACCGTCGCCGGCGACGGTGACCGTACCGACCTCCTCGCGCGAGGCCGCGTCCGGCTGGTACGACTGGACAAAGTTCTCCAGCGCGTCCCGGATCTCCTCCGGCCGGATCGTGAGCTCCGCCATCTGGGTTCCCTGCTCTCCTTGTTGGGCCCGAAGTGTTCTTGGGGGTCTGGGGTCAGCCCCCAGGAATCCTCTGCACGGCCCAACCAGGGCCGTAAGTACAACGTGTTGCGTATATGGAGTTGCTGCTAGCCGGCCATGCGGCGGCCGGCGTCGTCGAGCCGGTCCGCGATCGCGCCGTTGATGATCTCGTCACCGACCTGCACCCGGATCCCGCCGAGGACCTCGGGGTCCACGTCGAGGTTGAGGTGCATCGAGTGCCCGTAGAGCCTCGCCAGCGCGGCGCCGAGGCGCTGCTTCTGGCCGTCGCTCAGCGGGACCGCCGAGGTGACGACGGCGACCATGCGGTCCCGGCGCTCGGCGGCGAGCTTGGACAGGGACTCGAGTCCCGCCTCCAGGCTACGTCCACGCGGCGCGGTCACAAGGCGCGTCACCAGACGCTCGGTGGTCGCGTCCGCACGGCCGCCGAGCAGGCTGCGCAGCAGCTCGCTCTTGGCCGCCTTCGACGCGGCGCGGTCGGTCAGCGCGGCACGAAGCCCGGTGTTGGAGGAGACGATCCGGCCGAACCGGAACAGCTCGTCCTCGACGTCGTCGAGCCTGTTCGCCCGCTGGGCAGCCGTGAGGTCGGCGATGTTCGCCAGCTCCTCCAGCGTGTCCACCAGGTTGCGCGACTGCGACCAGCGCGAGCGCACCAGGCCGGCCACCAGGTCCGCGGCGGGGCCGCCGACCTGCCCGCCCAGCAGGCGCTGGGCCAGCTCGGCCTTGGCCTCACCGGGCTGCGCCGGGTCGGTCAGGACCCGACGCAGCGACACCTCGCGGTCGAGCAGTGCGGTGACACCGGCCAGCTCGTCGCCGAGCCGGGCCGCGTCCACGGACGTCGAGTCCGTCAGCGCGTCGAGACGCTCACGGGCTGCAGCGAATGCCTCGCGGCTCGCTCCGTGCGCTGTCATCGAGTCGCCTCGGCCTTCGCAGCGGCCTCGTCGAGGCCGTCGAGGAAGCGGTCGATGACGCGGCTCTGCCGGGCGTGGTCCTCGAGGGACTCGCCGACGAGCTTGCCGGCCAGGTCGGTGGCGAGCTTGCCCACGTCCTGACGCAGCGCCTGCGACGCGGCCTTGCGGTCCGCCTCGATCTGCGAGTGACCGGCGGCGATGATCTCCTCACGCTGCCGCTGGCCTTCCGCACGCATCTCGGCGATGAGCGTGGCGCCCTGCTCCTGCGCCTCCTGGCGCAGCCGCGCGGCCTCGTGCCGGGCTTCGGCGAGCTGGGCCTTGTACTGCTCCAGCACGCTCTGGGCCTCGGTCTGAGCGGCCTCGGCCTTCTCGATACCGCCCTCGATGGCCTCGCGGCGCTCGTCCAGAACCTTGTTGATGTTCGGAAGGAGCTTCTTGGCGAGGAAGCCGAAGACGATGACGAAGGCGATCAGGCCGATGACAAGCTCAGGGATCGGCGGGATGAGCGGGTTCTCCTGCTCGGCCGCCAGAATGAGCAGCTGGCTCATATCAGTGCCTTTCGTCTAGTGGGCTGACGTGAATCCGACGTCACACGCCGTAGACGAACGGCATGACCAGACCGATGAGGGCGAGCGCCTCACAGAAGGCGAAGCCGAGGATCTGGTTGGCGCGGATCAGACCGGCGGCCTCAGGCTGACGGGCGAGCGCCTGGGTGCCGTTACCGAAGATGATGCCGACGCCGACGCCGGGGCCGATGGCCGCGAGGCCGTAACCGATCGAGCCGAGCGAGCCGGAGACAGCGGCAAGGGTCTGGGACATGCCAGTTCTTCCTTTTCTTTACGGACCGGTGGGGGTTGGCCACCGGACGACTGCGGGGTCGAGAGGGGAGGCGCTCAGTGGTGCTCGGCCAGCGCGCCCTGGATGAAGGAGCAGGTCAGCAGCACGAACACGTACGCCTGCAGGGCCTGGATGAACAGCTCGAAGGCCGTCATGACGAGGACCATGATGAACGAGACGCCCGCGTAGGCGATCCCGATGCCGTTGAGCAGGTACCAGCTCGCGATCGTGAACAGCAGCAGCAGCGTGTGGCCGGCGAACATGTTCGCGAAGAGTCGCACCGCGTGCGTGAAGGGCCTGACGATCAGGTTCGAGAAGAACTCGATGAGCATGGCCAGCGGCAGCACGGGGCCGAGCGACTTGTCGTATCCCGTGAAGTTCTTGAAGGCGCCGACGAAGCCGTGCCGCTTGAAGGTCAGCGAGACCCACAGGACGTAGACGATCAGGGCGAGTACCAAGGGGTACGAGATGATCGACGTGACCGGGAACTGGGCGATCGGCACGATCGACCAGAGGTTCATCATCCAGACGAAGAAGAAGAGCGAGACGACGAGCGGTACGTACTTCTCGCCTTCCTTCTTGCCGAGGGTCTCGTAGACGATGCCGCGCCGGACGAAGTCGTACCCCGTCTCGGCGACCATCTGGAGCTTGCCCGGGACGACCTTCGGCTTGCGGAAGGCCGCCCAGAAGAAGCCGACGAT
This region includes:
- the atpB gene encoding F0F1 ATP synthase subunit A; amino-acid sequence: MSADPTQVLAFETDCHIFDGCGFPAPGLHSFLFKPLLGDGDSNLYFNKTMLLALLGSIIIVGFFWAAFRKPKVVPGKLQMVAETGYDFVRRGIVYETLGKKEGEKYVPLVVSLFFFVWMMNLWSIVPIAQFPVTSIISYPLVLALIVYVLWVSLTFKRHGFVGAFKNFTGYDKSLGPVLPLAMLIEFFSNLIVRPFTHAVRLFANMFAGHTLLLLFTIASWYLLNGIGIAYAGVSFIMVLVMTAFELFIQALQAYVFVLLTCSFIQGALAEHH